A window from Hemicordylus capensis ecotype Gifberg chromosome 2, rHemCap1.1.pri, whole genome shotgun sequence encodes these proteins:
- the LOC128343881 gene encoding vomeronasal type-2 receptor 26-like, with translation MDRTPGSVVIRSRHHEAYRNMYTCLNAQADLDSVSDIVPDFIMDEGANFFCIMENWSEEDSGPVWSQLLLVGYFMVKEINEDPRLLPNITLGYNIYETYFDGKITSDAMIDLLSVSVIQEMLNKNLKTNAGKVWITTTFQDINLNLAYGFDLFQHIHGSFSFLHAFLRIFYNTSSERLYVDENGQMAGDFDIVNWVVFPNRSNGRVTIGSITGLASFDAKFTIHPEAIVWPWQFKKTVPQSRCVESCRPGYLKVVLEGKSVCCYACSQCVDGTISTQEDADHCQMCPEDQYPNNERDQCVPKATTFLSYEESLGIILTSFALYLSLTTVVVLGIFIKYMETPVVKANNRELSYILLISLLFSFLSSFLFIGHPREVTCLLRQTAFSIIFSTAVSSVLAKTITVVIAFTATKPGNRMRKWLGKNLANSIVFCSSSIQLGICTIWLGISPPFPESDMHSQAGHIILQCNEGSVTMFYSALGYMGFLAAISFTVAFLARKLPGAFNEAKLITFSMLVFCSVWFSFVPTYLSTKGKYMVAVQIFSIFVSSAGLLSCIFIPKCYIIVVRPDLNRKEHLIMKVKDVF, from the exons ATGGATCGTACCCCAGGCAGTGTAGTCATCCGCTCCCGACACCATGAAGCCTACAGAAACATGTACACTTGCCTTAATGCACAG gccgacttagattccgtctccgATATTGTCCCTGACTtcatcatggatgaaggagccaacttCTTTTGCATCATGGAAAACTGGTCAGAAGAAgatagtggtccagtttggtcccagcttcttctggTGGGTTATTTCATGGTgaag GAGATCAATGAGGACCCCAGGCTTTTACCAAACATCACACTGGGCTACAACATCTATGAGACCTATTTTGACGGGAAAATTACTTCCGATGCCATGATAGACCTGCTATCTG TATCGGTGATACAAGAAATGCTGAACAAGAACCTAAAGACAAATGCTGGAAAAGTCTGGATCACGACAACTTTTCAGGACATCAACCTGAATCTGGCTTATGGTTTTGATCTCTTCCAGCACATCCATGGTTCTTTTTCCTTT CTTCATGCTTTTCTGAGAATATTTTATAACACTTCCTCGGAGAGACTGTATGTGGATGAGAATGGGCAGATGGCCGGTGACTTTGATATTGTGAATTGGGTGGTTTTCCCCAATAGATCTAATGGTCGAGTTACGATTGGGAGCATCACAGGACTGGCATCCTTTGATGCAAAATTCACCATTCATCCAGAAGCCATTGTATGGCCCTGGCAGTTTAAGAAG ACTGTGCCTCAGTCCAGGTGTGTGGAAAGCTGTCGCCCTGGATACCTTAAGGTGGTTCTGGAAGGAAAGTCAGTTTGCTGCTATGCTTGTTCTCAATGTGTAGATGGGACAATCTCGACTCAGGAAG ATGCAGACCATTGCCAGATGTGTCCAGAAGACCAATATCCAAACAATGAACGAGATCAATGTGTCCCCAAGGCTACAACCTTCCTGTCCTATGAAGAATCTTTAGGGATAATCCTAACTTCTTTTGCATTATACTTGTCACTCACCACAGTTGTAGTGTTAGGAATCTTCATTAAATACATGGAAACTCCAGTTGTCAAAGCCAATAATAGGGAGCTCTCCTACATTCTCCTCATCTCCctcttgttttcctttttgtcATCCTTTCTGTTCATTGGCCATCCAAGGGAGGTGACCTGCCTTCTCCGACAAACAGCCTTCAGCATCATCTTCTCGACTGCTGTCTCTTCTGTGTTGGCCAAAACTATCACTGTGGTGATTGCATTCACGGCCACAAAGCCAGGCAACAGAATGAGGAAATGGTTGGGGAAGAATCTGGCCAACTCCATTGTATTTTGCTCTTCCAGTATTCAGCTTGGCATCTGCACCATCTGGCTGGGAATTTCTCCACCATTTCCAGAATCTGACATGCATTCTCAGGCTGGACACATCATCCTGCAGTGTAATGAAGGCTCAGTAACCATGTTTTACAGTGCccttggctacatgggcttcctggcTGCCATCTCTTTCACAGTGGCTTTTctagccaggaagctgcctggggcattcaacgaagccaagctgatcaccttcagcatgttggtcttctgcagtgtttggttCTCCTTTGTGCCCACCTACCTAAGCACAAAGGGGAAATATATGGTGGCCGTGCAGATCTTCTCTATCTTTGTCTCCAGTGCTGGATTACTCAGTTGTATCTTTATTCCCAAATGTTACATTATTGTAGTGAGGCCTGATCTGAATAGAAAGGAACATCTAATAATGAAAGTGAAAGATGTCTTCTGA